A single genomic interval of Camelina sativa cultivar DH55 chromosome 11, Cs, whole genome shotgun sequence harbors:
- the LOC104722891 gene encoding keratin, type II cytoskeletal 5-like, giving the protein MFSKSFLLASLVLIIFVAATESSHQKSGNDGLGFGGVPGSGFAGIPGFGNGFPGTGMGGGYGGGFGGPKGGFGKGGVVRPTVTCREKGPCNGKKLRCPAKCFSSFSRSGKGYGGGGGGGGCTMDCKKKCIAYC; this is encoded by the coding sequence atgttttcaaaatctTTCCTTTTAGCTTCCCTTGTTCTCATCATCTTCGTTGCTGCAACTGAATCATCTCATCAGAAGAGTGGGAATGATGGTTTAGGATTTGGAGGAGTACCCGGATCCGGATTTGCCGGTATACCCGGGTTTGGAAACGGCTTTCCGGGGACCGGAATGGGTGGTGGATACGGCGGAGGGTTCGGTGGTCCAAAAGGTGGTTTTGGGAAAGGAGGTGTTGTTAGGCCGACTGTGACTTGTAGAGAGAAAGGACCTTGTAACGGCAAGAAGCTGAGGTGTCCGGCTAAGTGTTTCAGCTCTTTTAGCCGCTCCGGGAAAGGATACGGCGGTggaggcggcggaggaggatgCACCATGGATTGTAAGAAGAAGTGTATCGCTTATTGTTAA
- the LOC104722892 gene encoding protein LOL2 produces MEETQMQKKEEEQKHREKEEDEEEEEEGPPPGWEAAVLPPPVAAVNPNHTTAKISEMAQMVCGSCRRLLSYLRGSKQVKCSCCQTANLVLEANQVGQVTCNNCKQLLMYPYGAPSVRCSSCNSITDIRENNKRPPWSEQQGPLKSLSSVR; encoded by the exons ATGGAAGAGACACAAAtgcagaagaaggaagaagaacaaaagcaccgtgaaaaagaagaagatgaagaggaagaggaagaaggaccACCTCCGGGATGGGAAGCTGCAGTTCTTCCTCCTCCAGTCGCTGCCGTAAACCCCAATCACACCACCGCCAAAATTTCCG AGATGGCACAAATGGTATGTGGATCTTGCAGGCGTTTGCTTTCGTATCTAAGAGGATCCAAACAAGTCAAGTGCTCTTGTTGTCAGACTGCTAATCTCGTTCTTGAAG CTAACCAGGTTGGTCAGGTGACTTGCAATAATTGCAAACAGCTCCTCATGTATCCTTATGGAGCTCCATCTGTTAGATGTTCCTCCTGCAACTCTATCACAGATATCAGA GAAAACAACAAACGACCTCCATGGTCTGAGCAGCAAGGACCACTCAAAAGTTTAAGCAGTGTCCGGTGA
- the LOC104722893 gene encoding endonuclease 5-like encodes MRLSLRLWLASVLVLTQLVSGALCWGKEGHYTVCKIAEGYFEDDTIAAVKKLLPESAEGDLAAFCSWPDEIKHLSQWKWTSVLHYVNTPEYRCNYEYCRDCHDANKHKHLCVTGAIFNYTNQLISASKNSQSLVHYNLTEALMFLSHYMGDVHQPLHTGFLGDLGGNTIIVKWYHQKTNLHNVWDNMIIESALETYYNSSLPSMIQSLQAKLKNGWSNDVPSWESCQLNKTACPNQYASESIDLACKYAYRNATPGTTLGDDYFHSRLPVVEKRLAQGGIHVAATLNRIFSAKPKLAGS; translated from the exons ATGAGATTGTCGTTGAGGTTGTGGCTTGCGAGTGTACTCGTGCTGACACAGCTTGTGAGTGGAGCTCTCTGTTGGGGGAAGGAAGGTCATTACACTGTCTGCAAAATAGCCGAG GGATATTTTGAGGATGATACTATAGCTGCCGTGAAGAAGCTTCTGCCTGAATCTGCTGAAGGAGATCTAGCAGCTTTTTGCTCATGGCCTGATGAGATCAAACATCTCTCTCAATGGAAATGGACTAGTGTTTTGCACTATGTTAACACACCTGAGTATAGATGCAACTATGAATATTGTC GGGACTGCCACGACGCTAATAAGCATAAACACTTGTGTGTGACAGGAGCAATCTTCAATTACACAAACCAATTAATATCTGCTTCTAAAAACTCACAGAGTTTAGTCCACT ACAACTTGACAGAGGCTCTCATGTTCTTATCACATTATATGGGAGATGTTCATCAG CCCTTGCATACTGGTTTTCTTGGAGATCTTGGTGGTAACACTATAATAGTCAAATGGTACCATCAGAAAACAAATTTGCACAAT GTCTGGGATAACATGATAATTGAGTCTGCTCTAGAAACATACTACAACTCAAGCCTTCCAAGCATGATTCAATCCCTTCAAGCGAAACTCAAG AACGGCTGGTCAAATGATGTTCCATCTTGGGAATCATGTCAACTTAACAAAACAGCCTGTCCAAATCA GTATGCTTCTGAAAGCATTGATCTTGCCTGCAAGTACGCATACAGGAACGCTACCCCAGGGACTACGTTAGGAG ATGACTATTTCCATTCTCGTTTACCAGTTGTAGAGAAGAGACTTGCTCAAGGTGGGATTCACGTGGCAGCCACTCTTAACCGCATCTTTTCTGCAAAACCGAAGCTTGCTGGATCATGA
- the LOC104727863 gene encoding LOW QUALITY PROTEIN: subtilisin-like protease SBT3.13 (The sequence of the model RefSeq protein was modified relative to this genomic sequence to represent the inferred CDS: inserted 1 base in 1 codon), whose protein sequence is MDNSLQSSKLMLLLAISLVLFLNTELSFLTAAGALDNDSKVYIVYLGKREHDDPELVTASHHQMLESLLQSKEDAHNSMIYSYQHGFSGFAALLTSSQAKEISEHPAVIHVIPNRILKLKTTRTWDHLGLSPIPTSFTSSSLSVKGLLHDTNLGSEAIIGVIDSGIWPESKVVNDQGLGPIPKRWRGKCEPGEQFNATIHCNNKLIGATYYLNGLLAAVGGKFNRTIIQDFKSTRDANGHGTHTATIAGGSFVPNVSFYGLAGGMVRGGAPRARIASYKACWNIMGDEGGRTEGRCTSADMWKAFDDAIHDGVDVLSVSIGGSIPEDSEVDKLDYIAAFHAVAKGITVVAAAGNEGPGAQTVDNVAPWLLTVAATTLDRSFPTKITLGNKQTLMAESLFTGPEISTGLAFLDSDSDDNVDVKGKTVLVFDSXSPIAGKDVAAVILAQKPDDLLSRCNGLQCIYADYELGTDILKYIRTTRSPTVRISAATTLTGQPATTKVAAFSCRGPNSVSPAILKPDIAAPGVSILAALSPLDPDAHNGFGLDSGTSMSTPVVSGIIALLKSLHPNWSPAAMRSALVTTAWRTSPTGEPIFAEGSNKKLADPFDYGGGLVNPEKAANPGLVYDMGIKDYISYMCSAGYNDSSISRVLSKKTKCQIPEPSIFDINLPSITIPNLEKEVTLTRTVTNVGPIKSVYKAVIESPLGVTLTVKPTTLVFNSAANRVLTFSVKAKTSHKVNTGYFFGSLTWTDGVHNVTIPVSVKTKITIKH, encoded by the exons ATGGATAACTCTTTACAAAGTTCCAAACTTATGCTTCTATTGGCAATTTCTTTGGTCCTATTTCTTAACACAGAGCTGAGTTTTCTTACAGCTGCAGGAGCCTTAGACAATGATAGCAAG GTTTATATAGTGTATCTTGGCAAAAGAGAACATGATGATCCTGAACTTGTCACAGCTTCTCATCATCAAATGCTTGAATCACTTCTTCAAAG CAAAGAAGACGCACATAACTCAATGATCTACAGCTACCAACATGGATTCTCTGGTTTTGCGGCACTTCTTACATCTTCACAAGCAAAGGAAATTTCAG AGCATCCAGCCGTAATCCATGTTATACCAAACCGGATTCTGAAACTGAAAACCACAAGAACTTGGGATCACCTTGGCCTCTCCCCAATTCCAActtcttttacttcttcatCATTATCTGTAAAAGGTCTTCTTCATGACACCAACTTGGGCAGTGAAGCTATCATCGGTGTCATTGATTCCG GGATATGGCCAGAGTCAAAGGTAGTCAACGATCAAGGCCTTGGACCAATACCTAAGCGTTGGAGAGGAAAATGTGAACCAGGAGAACAGTTTAACGCCACAATACATTGCAACAACAAGTTAATAGGAGCTACGTACTATCTAAATGGTCTACTCGCCGCGGTTGGAGGAAAATTCAACAGAACAATCATCCAAGATTTCAAATCCACCAGAGATGCAAACGGTCACGGCACACATACGGCCACAATAGCCGGTGGCTCATTCGTTCCCAACGTGAGCTTCTATGGTCTAGCCGGAG GTATGGTCCGAGGTGGAGCTCCTCGGGCCCGCATAGCCTCGTACAAGGCGTGTTGGAACATAATGGGAGACGAAGGAGGACGAACTGAGGGAAGATGCACATCTGCTGATATGTGGAAGGCTTTTGATGATGCTATACATGATGGGGTTGACGTTTTGTCGGTTTCTATTGGGGGGAGTATCCCCGAGGACTCCGAGGTCGATAAGCTCGATTATATCGCAGCTTTTCACGCGGTGGCTAAAGGGATTACGGTTGTGGCTGCTGCGGGTAACGAAGGGCCTGGTGCTCAGACTGTTGACAATGTTGCTCCTTGGCTCTTGACCGTTGCTGCAACTACTCTTGACCGGTCTTTTCCTACAAAGATCACACTTGGGAATAAACAAACCCTCATG GCTGAATCTCTGTTCACTGGACCGGAGATTTCAACCGGTTTAGCTTTCTTAGACTCAGACAGTGATGATAATGTTGATGTAAAGGGGAAAACAGTTCTTGTTTTCGATA CTTCTCCAATTGCAGGGAAAGATGTAGCAGCAGTCATCTTAGCCCAAAAGCCTGACGATCTTCTTTCTCGATGCAATGGTTTACAGTGCATTTACGCAGATTACGAGCTTGGAACtgacattttaaaatatatacgtACCACCAG ATCTCCCACTGTGAGAATTAGTGCGGCTACTACACTAACCGGTCAACCTGCAACGACTAAAGTTGCTGCATTCTCATGTAGAGGACCTAATTCGGTTTCACCAGCCATTCTCAAG CCTGATATAGCAGCTCCGGGTGTGAGCATACTCGCAGCGTTAAGTCCGCTTGATCCTGATGCGCACAACGGATTTGGACTTGATTCAGGGACATCGATGTCGACCCCTGTTGTTTCCGGAATTATAGCTCTGCTTAAATCTCTACACCCTAACTGGTCTCCTGCTGCAATGAGATCAGCTTTGGTCACAACAG CTTGGAGGACAAGTCCAACTGGAGAACCCATTTTTGCTGAAGGATCAAACAAGAAGCTAGCAGATCCATTTGACTATGGAGGTGGACTTGTAAACCCTGAAAAAGCTGCAAATCCCGGACTTGTCTACGATATGGGGATCAAAGATTACATCAGTTATATGTGTTCTGCGGGTTATAACGACTCCTCAATTTCTCGTGTGCTCAGTAAAAAGACTAAATGTCAAATTCCTGAGCCATCAATTTTTGATATCAACTTACCTTCAATCACAATTCCAAATCTTGAGAAAGAGGTCACACTCACAAGAACTGTAACCAATGTTGGACCCATCAAGTCAGTCTATAAAGCTGTGATCGAGTCTCCTCTTGGTGTAACTCTCACCGTGAAGCCGACCACACTCGTGTTTAACTCTGCAGCCAACAGAGTACTCACTTTCTCGGTTAAGGCTAAAACGAGTCACAAAGTCAACACTGGCTACTTCTTTGGCAGCTTAACATGGACTGATGGTGTTCATAACGTTACCATTCCTGTCTCTGTTAAGACAAAGATCACGATCAAGCATTAG
- the LOC109127257 gene encoding F-box/kelch-repeat protein At4g19865-like, translating to MNVQVELPEKKRKRKRKRKRTKKTSPSSSPPPSFSLLPDEILVSCLARVSSSYYPTLSIVSKSFRSILSSAEFKAARSHLGNTEQWLYVCLYDIRFHTHQRFRLLLNPNGNLPDSVIKKKKTTEQLLVPVTFNSSSNLPSVSTSTIAVGSEIYVIGGPVDYAPSSAVRVLDCCTHTWRDAPSMNIVRMNALASLHDGKIYVTGGGCLGVESCDEVFDIKAQTWERLPDPWGSELSYCDIKFGWKNVKGLDSLRLER from the coding sequence ATGAACGTCCAAGTAGAACtaccggagaagaagaggaagaggaaaaggaagaggaagaggacgaagaagacgtctccttcttcttcaccacctcCGTCTTTTTCTTTACTCCCAGATGAAATCCTTGTGAGTTGCTTAGCCAGGGTCTCGAGTTCGTACTACCCAACGCTCTCAATCGTTTCCAAAAGCTTCCGTTCAATTCTCTCTTCCGCCGAGTTCAAAGCAGCTCGATCCCACCTTGGAAACACCGAACAGTGGCTCTACGTCTGTCTATACGATATCAGATTTCACACTCACCAACGGTTTAGACTTTTGCTTAACCCTAATGGAAACCTACCCGACTCCgtgattaagaagaagaagacaactgAACAGTTGCTGGTTCCCGTAACTTTTAACTCTTCTTCTAATCTTCCATCAGTATCAACATCCACCATTGCTGTTGGTTCAGAAATTTATGTAATTGGCGGACCAGTGGACTATGCACCGTCCTCAGCCGTGCGGGTGCTTGATTGTTGCACTCACACTTGGCGCGATGCACCTAGCATGAATATAGTCCGGATGAATGCCTTGGCAAGTTTACACGATGGGAAAATATATGTAACTGGAGGAGGCTGCCTAGGGGTGGAATCATGTGATGAGGTGTTCGACATAAAGGCTCAGACTTGGGAACGTCTCCCTGACCCGTGGGGTAGTGAGTTAAGTTACTGTGACATAAAGTTTGGGTGGAAAAATGTGAAAGGGTTAGACTCACTAAGGTTGGAACGGTAG